In Drosophila yakuba strain Tai18E2 chromosome X, Prin_Dyak_Tai18E2_2.1, whole genome shotgun sequence, a single genomic region encodes these proteins:
- the LOC6524130 gene encoding proton channel OtopLc isoform X12 has protein sequence MGGGEVKVATVDVEGGDNMATLPVSRSHTAGSTDSAEKNNAANKEMELKNVMPQPLQRTSLFIVTSLVYAILLIVVCIAYVISDVTTHRLPVLYYETFFTYLYGVSILFLLYVFCFLLQESSCCNGGNGGSKPKPQPKEKKSKKAKNADPADSKDAKGSKDSGKAAKGAAYQEAPVDAEVAVTPKNVRKRKTTHSDLTHGSFFLRVGAIAFGLGGMIYIGLEFGSFFEIPFDSPCHHILIGVNPLLQMIFTFMQMYFIFMNARLNIHRFKVIARFGLMHVVATNICVWIRTLVKESLLEITIYHQKNEPEAGASSIAHSIRQHALRHAGTVLRTHAGPNSEFEVLDGEDILPKDVYKSDNVLSKLVRNTVDGISKSLGMGGDQSIASTTGGISTTTTTTTRAPFTTPNYQWHSTTMARKLKKFITSATTAATTAAGSSSTASSTTISPTISSTTIPSTTISSTTITSSPTFSPFSPSTTTTTTTTTTAAALNLETSGSESPFGGLQRILSSAAPPSLAPVDGFGSASAATPVASAGSFVDNFLASTLSPASSTEGSASIMNNLFGQGPMENSFQTYSDLGHEEATGLVSFENLESLDNIYPAALSSNIGTLNSTACGRIDIMGTIVYDSAPYLYPFIIEYSLIGAVVLYVMWKHIGRYPGRMNDEDLEHRLEVMLSRRAVAMAQQARSGRVDCVGSSKGLFFGLLLLVGALICLILFFVLVRHQQFSLLAIYLADASHCILMAFAILAIIVGFIRVKNLKFRCEEQSNLNDILLRISAFGLFTYSVFSIIAGSLKVLESEPSLLVTTTGGVAVFQVILQLLFIADVSRRRVHLPEHDRSKPGRQIVTFLLICNVAMFAIYTFEAQKVFANPVQLEFYGFVPWSIIQRITLPLCIFHRFHSAVTLAEIWKTTYKARLE, from the exons ATGGGCGGCGGTGAAGTGAAGGTCGCTACCGTCGACGTCGAGGGCGGGGACAACATGGCCACCTTGCCGGTGTCCCGCTCGCATACCGCCGGCAGCACCGACAGCGCCGAGAAGAACAACGCCGCCAACAAGGAGATGGAGCTGAAGAACGTCATGCCGCAGCCGCTGCAGAG GACATCGCTGTTCATCGTGACCAGTCTGGTGTACGCGATCCTACTGATCGTCGTGTGCATTGCCTACGTAATCAGCGATGTAACCACCCACCGACTGCCGGTTTTGTACTACGAGACATTCTTCACATATCTGTACGGCGTCAGCATACTCTTCCTTCTCTACGTCTTCTGTTTCCTGCTGCAGG AGAGCTCTTGCTGCAATGGCGGCAATGGTGGCAGCAAACCGAAACCCCAGCCCAAGGAGAAGAAGTCGAAGAAAGCCAAAAATGCCGATCCGGCCGATTCGAAGGACGCGAAGGGCTCCAAGGACTCTGGCAAGGCAGCCAAGGGCGCCGCATATCAG GAGGCACCTGTGGACGCCGAGGTGGCCGTCACCCCAAAGAATGTGCGCAAGCGCAAGACAACCCATAGTGATCTGACGCACGGCAGCTTCTTCCTGCGAGTGGGTGCCATTG CTTTCGGTTTGGGCGGCATGATCTACATTGGCCTGGAGTTTGGCTCGTTCTTTGAGATACCCTTCGATTCGCCGTGCCATCACATCCTGATCGGCGTGAATCCGCTGCTCCAGATGATCTTCACCTTCATGCAGATGTACTTCATATTCATGAATGCCCGG CTGAACATCCACCGCTTCAAGGTGATCGCCCGCTTTGGCTTGATGCACGTGGTGGCCACCAACATTTGCGTGTGGATCCGCACGCTGGTTAAGGAGTCGCTGCTGGAGATCACGATCTATCATCAGAAGAACGAGCCGGAGGCCGGCGCCTCCTCCATAGCACACTCCATCCGGCAGCATGCACTGCGGCACGCGGGCACCGTGCTGCGCACCCATGCGGGACCCAACAGCGAGTTCGAGGTGCTCGATGGCGAGGACATACTGCCCAAGGATGTGTACAAGAGCGACAATGTGCTGTCCAAGCTGGTGCGCAATACCGTCGATGGTATTTCGAAGAGCCTGGGCATGGGCGGTGACCAGTCGATTGCCAGCACCACTGGCGGCATCAGCACCACGACGACGACCACGACAAGGGCACCGTTCACCACACCGAACTACCAATGGCACAGCACTACTATGGCCCGCAAGCTGAAGAAGTTTATCACCAGCGCCACCACCGCGGCCACAACGGCGgcgggcagcagcagcacagccagcagcaccaccataTCACCGACCATCAGTAGCACCACCATTCCGTCGACCACCATCAGTAGCACCACCATCACATCGAGCCCCACCTTCAGTCCATTTAGCccatccaccaccaccaccaccaccaccaccaccaccgctgCCGCCCTGAATCTCGAGACCAGCGGCAGTGAATCGCCCTTCGGCGGCCTGCAGCGCATCCTCTCCAGCGCTGCGCCGCCGAGCCTGGCGCCAGTCGATGGGTTCGGTTCCGCTTCCGCTGCCACGCCAGTGGCCAGTGCCGGTTCCTTCGTAGACAACTTCCTGGCCAGCACACTGAGCCCGGCCAGCAGCACCGAGGGCTCGGCCAGCATCATGAACAACCTCTTCGGCCAGGGACCCATGGAGAACAGCTTCCAGACGTACAGCGATCTCGGCCACGAGGAGGCCACCGGTCTGGTGAGCTTCGAGAATCTGGAGAGCCTAGACAACATATACCCGGCGGCGTTGTCCTCCAATATCGGCACACTCAACTCCACCGCCTGCGGCCGCATCGACATAATGGGCACCATTGTCTACGATTCGGCGCCCTACCTCTATCCGTTCATCATCGAGTATTCGCTGATCGGGGCGGTGGTGTTGTATGTCATGTGGAAGCACATCGGCCGCTATCCGGGCCGCATGAACGACGAGGATCTGGAGCATCGACTGGAGGTGATGCTATCGCGGCGAGCGGTGGCCATGGCGCAGCAGGCGCGATCCGGACGCGTCGACTGCGTCGGTTCGTCGAAGGGCCTATTCTTTGGGCTACTGCTGCTGGTCGGGGCTCTCATCTGCCTGATACTCTTCTTCGTCTTGGTGCGCCATCAGCAGTTCTCGCTGTTGGCCATTTACCTCGCCGACGCCAGCCACTGCATCCTGATGGCCTTCGCCATACTGGCCATTATTGTGGGATTCATCAG gGTCAAGAACCTGAAGTTCCGCTGCGAGGAGCAGTCGAACCTGAACGACATCTTGCTGCGCATCTCGGCCTTCGGCCTGTTCACCTACTCCGTGTTCAGCATCATTGCCGGCAGCTTGAAGGTGCTGGAGAGCGAGCCCAGCCTGCTGGTGACGACCACCGGCGGCGTGGCCGTCTTCCAGGTGatcctgcagctgctgttcaTCGCGGACGTATCCCGCCGCCGCGTCCACCTGCCGGAGCACGATCGGAGCAAGCCGGGCCGCCAGATTGTCACGTTCCTTCTCATCTGCAACGTGGCCATGTTCGCCATCTACACATTCGAAGCTCAAAAAGTATTCGCCAATCCT GTTCAGCTGGAGTTCTATGGCTTTGTGCCCTGGTCGATCATCCAGCGCATCACACTGCCGCTGTGCATCTTCCATCGATTCCACAGCGCCGTGACACTCGCCGAGATCTGGAAGACCACCTACAAGGCACGCCTGGAGTAA
- the LOC6524130 gene encoding proton channel OtopLc isoform X5: MQRCPYIHEMRERLLDQPRETLQLENMERANLLDNRQSASESNQVGTVVKLQGDGYHTSPAHQRTPLVPHDLGEDFNLDFDDDFPIDARRPKNAKVCYTFKPNPNKYSFMPAKITVQGTYETNPITGPIELWTSLFIVTSLVYAILLIVVCIAYVISDVTTHRLPVLYYETFFTYLYGVSILFLLYVFCFLLQESSCCNGGNGGSKPKPQPKEKKSKKAKNADPADSKDAKGSKDSGKAAKGAAYQHTLAKFLEAPVDAEVAVTPKNVRKRKTTHSDLTHGSFFLRVGAIAFGLGGMIYIGLEFGSFFEIPFDSPCHHILIGVNPLLQMIFTFMQMYFIFMNARLNIHRFKVIARFGLMHVVATNICVWIRTLVKESLLEITIYHQKNEPEAGASSIAHSIRQHALRHAGTVLRTHAGPNSEFEVLDGEDILPKDVYKSDNVLSKLVRNTVDGISKSLGMGGDQSIASTTGGISTTTTTTTRAPFTTPNYQWHSTTMARKLKKFITSATTAATTAAGSSSTASSTTISPTISSTTIPSTTISSTTITSSPTFSPFSPSTTTTTTTTTTAAALNLETSGSESPFGGLQRILSSAAPPSLAPVDGFGSASAATPVASAGSFVDNFLASTLSPASSTEGSASIMNNLFGQGPMENSFQTYSDLGHEEATGLVSFENLESLDNIYPAALSSNIGTLNSTACGRIDIMGTIVYDSAPYLYPFIIEYSLIGAVVLYVMWKHIGRYPGRMNDEDLEHRLEVMLSRRAVAMAQQARSGRVDCVGSSKGLFFGLLLLVGALICLILFFVLVRHQQFSLLAIYLADASHCILMAFAILAIIVGFIRVKNLKFRCEEQSNLNDILLRISAFGLFTYSVFSIIAGSLKVLESEPSLLVTTTGGVAVFQVILQLLFIADVSRRRVHLPEHDRSKPGRQIVTFLLICNVAMFAIYTFEAQKVFANPVSRYVQLEFYGFVPWSIIQRITLPLCIFHRFHSAVTLAEIWKTTYKARLE; the protein is encoded by the exons GGTTTGCTACACGTTCAAGCCAAATCCAAATAAGTACAGTTTTATGCCAGCGAAAATAACGGTACAGGGCACATATGAAACCAATCCGATAACGGGACCCATCGAACTATG GACATCGCTGTTCATCGTGACCAGTCTGGTGTACGCGATCCTACTGATCGTCGTGTGCATTGCCTACGTAATCAGCGATGTAACCACCCACCGACTGCCGGTTTTGTACTACGAGACATTCTTCACATATCTGTACGGCGTCAGCATACTCTTCCTTCTCTACGTCTTCTGTTTCCTGCTGCAGG AGAGCTCTTGCTGCAATGGCGGCAATGGTGGCAGCAAACCGAAACCCCAGCCCAAGGAGAAGAAGTCGAAGAAAGCCAAAAATGCCGATCCGGCCGATTCGAAGGACGCGAAGGGCTCCAAGGACTCTGGCAAGGCAGCCAAGGGCGCCGCATATCAG CACACACTGGCCAAGTTTCTG GAGGCACCTGTGGACGCCGAGGTGGCCGTCACCCCAAAGAATGTGCGCAAGCGCAAGACAACCCATAGTGATCTGACGCACGGCAGCTTCTTCCTGCGAGTGGGTGCCATTG CTTTCGGTTTGGGCGGCATGATCTACATTGGCCTGGAGTTTGGCTCGTTCTTTGAGATACCCTTCGATTCGCCGTGCCATCACATCCTGATCGGCGTGAATCCGCTGCTCCAGATGATCTTCACCTTCATGCAGATGTACTTCATATTCATGAATGCCCGG CTGAACATCCACCGCTTCAAGGTGATCGCCCGCTTTGGCTTGATGCACGTGGTGGCCACCAACATTTGCGTGTGGATCCGCACGCTGGTTAAGGAGTCGCTGCTGGAGATCACGATCTATCATCAGAAGAACGAGCCGGAGGCCGGCGCCTCCTCCATAGCACACTCCATCCGGCAGCATGCACTGCGGCACGCGGGCACCGTGCTGCGCACCCATGCGGGACCCAACAGCGAGTTCGAGGTGCTCGATGGCGAGGACATACTGCCCAAGGATGTGTACAAGAGCGACAATGTGCTGTCCAAGCTGGTGCGCAATACCGTCGATGGTATTTCGAAGAGCCTGGGCATGGGCGGTGACCAGTCGATTGCCAGCACCACTGGCGGCATCAGCACCACGACGACGACCACGACAAGGGCACCGTTCACCACACCGAACTACCAATGGCACAGCACTACTATGGCCCGCAAGCTGAAGAAGTTTATCACCAGCGCCACCACCGCGGCCACAACGGCGgcgggcagcagcagcacagccagcagcaccaccataTCACCGACCATCAGTAGCACCACCATTCCGTCGACCACCATCAGTAGCACCACCATCACATCGAGCCCCACCTTCAGTCCATTTAGCccatccaccaccaccaccaccaccaccaccaccaccgctgCCGCCCTGAATCTCGAGACCAGCGGCAGTGAATCGCCCTTCGGCGGCCTGCAGCGCATCCTCTCCAGCGCTGCGCCGCCGAGCCTGGCGCCAGTCGATGGGTTCGGTTCCGCTTCCGCTGCCACGCCAGTGGCCAGTGCCGGTTCCTTCGTAGACAACTTCCTGGCCAGCACACTGAGCCCGGCCAGCAGCACCGAGGGCTCGGCCAGCATCATGAACAACCTCTTCGGCCAGGGACCCATGGAGAACAGCTTCCAGACGTACAGCGATCTCGGCCACGAGGAGGCCACCGGTCTGGTGAGCTTCGAGAATCTGGAGAGCCTAGACAACATATACCCGGCGGCGTTGTCCTCCAATATCGGCACACTCAACTCCACCGCCTGCGGCCGCATCGACATAATGGGCACCATTGTCTACGATTCGGCGCCCTACCTCTATCCGTTCATCATCGAGTATTCGCTGATCGGGGCGGTGGTGTTGTATGTCATGTGGAAGCACATCGGCCGCTATCCGGGCCGCATGAACGACGAGGATCTGGAGCATCGACTGGAGGTGATGCTATCGCGGCGAGCGGTGGCCATGGCGCAGCAGGCGCGATCCGGACGCGTCGACTGCGTCGGTTCGTCGAAGGGCCTATTCTTTGGGCTACTGCTGCTGGTCGGGGCTCTCATCTGCCTGATACTCTTCTTCGTCTTGGTGCGCCATCAGCAGTTCTCGCTGTTGGCCATTTACCTCGCCGACGCCAGCCACTGCATCCTGATGGCCTTCGCCATACTGGCCATTATTGTGGGATTCATCAG gGTCAAGAACCTGAAGTTCCGCTGCGAGGAGCAGTCGAACCTGAACGACATCTTGCTGCGCATCTCGGCCTTCGGCCTGTTCACCTACTCCGTGTTCAGCATCATTGCCGGCAGCTTGAAGGTGCTGGAGAGCGAGCCCAGCCTGCTGGTGACGACCACCGGCGGCGTGGCCGTCTTCCAGGTGatcctgcagctgctgttcaTCGCGGACGTATCCCGCCGCCGCGTCCACCTGCCGGAGCACGATCGGAGCAAGCCGGGCCGCCAGATTGTCACGTTCCTTCTCATCTGCAACGTGGCCATGTTCGCCATCTACACATTCGAAGCTCAAAAAGTATTCGCCAATCCTGTAAGTAGATAT GTTCAGCTGGAGTTCTATGGCTTTGTGCCCTGGTCGATCATCCAGCGCATCACACTGCCGCTGTGCATCTTCCATCGATTCCACAGCGCCGTGACACTCGCCGAGATCTGGAAGACCACCTACAAGGCACGCCTGGAGTAA
- the LOC6524130 gene encoding proton channel OtopLc isoform X11, with product MGGGEVKVATVDVEGGDNMATLPVSRSHTAGSTDSAEKNNAANKEMELKNVMPQPLQRTSLFIVTSLVYAILLIVVCIAYVISDVTTHRLPVLYYETFFTYLYGVSILFLLYVFCFLLQESSCCNGGNGGSKPKPQPKEKKSKKAKNADPADSKDAKGSKDSGKAAKGAAYQHTLAKFLEAPVDAEVAVTPKNVRKRKTTHSDLTHGSFFLRVGAIAFGLGGMIYIGLEFGSFFEIPFDSPCHHILIGVNPLLQMIFTFMQMYFIFMNARLNIHRFKVIARFGLMHVVATNICVWIRTLVKESLLEITIYHQKNEPEAGASSIAHSIRQHALRHAGTVLRTHAGPNSEFEVLDGEDILPKDVYKSDNVLSKLVRNTVDGISKSLGMGGDQSIASTTGGISTTTTTTTRAPFTTPNYQWHSTTMARKLKKFITSATTAATTAAGSSSTASSTTISPTISSTTIPSTTISSTTITSSPTFSPFSPSTTTTTTTTTTAAALNLETSGSESPFGGLQRILSSAAPPSLAPVDGFGSASAATPVASAGSFVDNFLASTLSPASSTEGSASIMNNLFGQGPMENSFQTYSDLGHEEATGLVSFENLESLDNIYPAALSSNIGTLNSTACGRIDIMGTIVYDSAPYLYPFIIEYSLIGAVVLYVMWKHIGRYPGRMNDEDLEHRLEVMLSRRAVAMAQQARSGRVDCVGSSKGLFFGLLLLVGALICLILFFVLVRHQQFSLLAIYLADASHCILMAFAILAIIVGFIRVKNLKFRCEEQSNLNDILLRISAFGLFTYSVFSIIAGSLKVLESEPSLLVTTTGGVAVFQVILQLLFIADVSRRRVHLPEHDRSKPGRQIVTFLLICNVAMFAIYTFEAQKVFANPVSRYVQLEFYGFVPWSIIQRITLPLCIFHRFHSAVTLAEIWKTTYKARLE from the exons ATGGGCGGCGGTGAAGTGAAGGTCGCTACCGTCGACGTCGAGGGCGGGGACAACATGGCCACCTTGCCGGTGTCCCGCTCGCATACCGCCGGCAGCACCGACAGCGCCGAGAAGAACAACGCCGCCAACAAGGAGATGGAGCTGAAGAACGTCATGCCGCAGCCGCTGCAGAG GACATCGCTGTTCATCGTGACCAGTCTGGTGTACGCGATCCTACTGATCGTCGTGTGCATTGCCTACGTAATCAGCGATGTAACCACCCACCGACTGCCGGTTTTGTACTACGAGACATTCTTCACATATCTGTACGGCGTCAGCATACTCTTCCTTCTCTACGTCTTCTGTTTCCTGCTGCAGG AGAGCTCTTGCTGCAATGGCGGCAATGGTGGCAGCAAACCGAAACCCCAGCCCAAGGAGAAGAAGTCGAAGAAAGCCAAAAATGCCGATCCGGCCGATTCGAAGGACGCGAAGGGCTCCAAGGACTCTGGCAAGGCAGCCAAGGGCGCCGCATATCAG CACACACTGGCCAAGTTTCTG GAGGCACCTGTGGACGCCGAGGTGGCCGTCACCCCAAAGAATGTGCGCAAGCGCAAGACAACCCATAGTGATCTGACGCACGGCAGCTTCTTCCTGCGAGTGGGTGCCATTG CTTTCGGTTTGGGCGGCATGATCTACATTGGCCTGGAGTTTGGCTCGTTCTTTGAGATACCCTTCGATTCGCCGTGCCATCACATCCTGATCGGCGTGAATCCGCTGCTCCAGATGATCTTCACCTTCATGCAGATGTACTTCATATTCATGAATGCCCGG CTGAACATCCACCGCTTCAAGGTGATCGCCCGCTTTGGCTTGATGCACGTGGTGGCCACCAACATTTGCGTGTGGATCCGCACGCTGGTTAAGGAGTCGCTGCTGGAGATCACGATCTATCATCAGAAGAACGAGCCGGAGGCCGGCGCCTCCTCCATAGCACACTCCATCCGGCAGCATGCACTGCGGCACGCGGGCACCGTGCTGCGCACCCATGCGGGACCCAACAGCGAGTTCGAGGTGCTCGATGGCGAGGACATACTGCCCAAGGATGTGTACAAGAGCGACAATGTGCTGTCCAAGCTGGTGCGCAATACCGTCGATGGTATTTCGAAGAGCCTGGGCATGGGCGGTGACCAGTCGATTGCCAGCACCACTGGCGGCATCAGCACCACGACGACGACCACGACAAGGGCACCGTTCACCACACCGAACTACCAATGGCACAGCACTACTATGGCCCGCAAGCTGAAGAAGTTTATCACCAGCGCCACCACCGCGGCCACAACGGCGgcgggcagcagcagcacagccagcagcaccaccataTCACCGACCATCAGTAGCACCACCATTCCGTCGACCACCATCAGTAGCACCACCATCACATCGAGCCCCACCTTCAGTCCATTTAGCccatccaccaccaccaccaccaccaccaccaccaccgctgCCGCCCTGAATCTCGAGACCAGCGGCAGTGAATCGCCCTTCGGCGGCCTGCAGCGCATCCTCTCCAGCGCTGCGCCGCCGAGCCTGGCGCCAGTCGATGGGTTCGGTTCCGCTTCCGCTGCCACGCCAGTGGCCAGTGCCGGTTCCTTCGTAGACAACTTCCTGGCCAGCACACTGAGCCCGGCCAGCAGCACCGAGGGCTCGGCCAGCATCATGAACAACCTCTTCGGCCAGGGACCCATGGAGAACAGCTTCCAGACGTACAGCGATCTCGGCCACGAGGAGGCCACCGGTCTGGTGAGCTTCGAGAATCTGGAGAGCCTAGACAACATATACCCGGCGGCGTTGTCCTCCAATATCGGCACACTCAACTCCACCGCCTGCGGCCGCATCGACATAATGGGCACCATTGTCTACGATTCGGCGCCCTACCTCTATCCGTTCATCATCGAGTATTCGCTGATCGGGGCGGTGGTGTTGTATGTCATGTGGAAGCACATCGGCCGCTATCCGGGCCGCATGAACGACGAGGATCTGGAGCATCGACTGGAGGTGATGCTATCGCGGCGAGCGGTGGCCATGGCGCAGCAGGCGCGATCCGGACGCGTCGACTGCGTCGGTTCGTCGAAGGGCCTATTCTTTGGGCTACTGCTGCTGGTCGGGGCTCTCATCTGCCTGATACTCTTCTTCGTCTTGGTGCGCCATCAGCAGTTCTCGCTGTTGGCCATTTACCTCGCCGACGCCAGCCACTGCATCCTGATGGCCTTCGCCATACTGGCCATTATTGTGGGATTCATCAG gGTCAAGAACCTGAAGTTCCGCTGCGAGGAGCAGTCGAACCTGAACGACATCTTGCTGCGCATCTCGGCCTTCGGCCTGTTCACCTACTCCGTGTTCAGCATCATTGCCGGCAGCTTGAAGGTGCTGGAGAGCGAGCCCAGCCTGCTGGTGACGACCACCGGCGGCGTGGCCGTCTTCCAGGTGatcctgcagctgctgttcaTCGCGGACGTATCCCGCCGCCGCGTCCACCTGCCGGAGCACGATCGGAGCAAGCCGGGCCGCCAGATTGTCACGTTCCTTCTCATCTGCAACGTGGCCATGTTCGCCATCTACACATTCGAAGCTCAAAAAGTATTCGCCAATCCTGTAAGTAGATAT GTTCAGCTGGAGTTCTATGGCTTTGTGCCCTGGTCGATCATCCAGCGCATCACACTGCCGCTGTGCATCTTCCATCGATTCCACAGCGCCGTGACACTCGCCGAGATCTGGAAGACCACCTACAAGGCACGCCTGGAGTAA
- the LOC6524130 gene encoding proton channel OtopLc isoform X6 yields MQRCPYIHEMRERLLDQPRETLQLENMERANLLDNRQSASESNQLQGDGYHTSPAHQRTPLVPHDLGEDFNLDFDDDFPIDARRPKNAKVCYTFKPNPNKYSFMPAKITVQGTYETNPITGPIELWTSLFIVTSLVYAILLIVVCIAYVISDVTTHRLPVLYYETFFTYLYGVSILFLLYVFCFLLQESSCCNGGNGGSKPKPQPKEKKSKKAKNADPADSKDAKGSKDSGKAAKGAAYQHTLAKFLEAPVDAEVAVTPKNVRKRKTTHSDLTHGSFFLRVGAIAFGLGGMIYIGLEFGSFFEIPFDSPCHHILIGVNPLLQMIFTFMQMYFIFMNARLNIHRFKVIARFGLMHVVATNICVWIRTLVKESLLEITIYHQKNEPEAGASSIAHSIRQHALRHAGTVLRTHAGPNSEFEVLDGEDILPKDVYKSDNVLSKLVRNTVDGISKSLGMGGDQSIASTTGGISTTTTTTTRAPFTTPNYQWHSTTMARKLKKFITSATTAATTAAGSSSTASSTTISPTISSTTIPSTTISSTTITSSPTFSPFSPSTTTTTTTTTTAAALNLETSGSESPFGGLQRILSSAAPPSLAPVDGFGSASAATPVASAGSFVDNFLASTLSPASSTEGSASIMNNLFGQGPMENSFQTYSDLGHEEATGLVSFENLESLDNIYPAALSSNIGTLNSTACGRIDIMGTIVYDSAPYLYPFIIEYSLIGAVVLYVMWKHIGRYPGRMNDEDLEHRLEVMLSRRAVAMAQQARSGRVDCVGSSKGLFFGLLLLVGALICLILFFVLVRHQQFSLLAIYLADASHCILMAFAILAIIVGFIRVKNLKFRCEEQSNLNDILLRISAFGLFTYSVFSIIAGSLKVLESEPSLLVTTTGGVAVFQVILQLLFIADVSRRRVHLPEHDRSKPGRQIVTFLLICNVAMFAIYTFEAQKVFANPVQLEFYGFVPWSIIQRITLPLCIFHRFHSAVTLAEIWKTTYKARLE; encoded by the exons GGTTTGCTACACGTTCAAGCCAAATCCAAATAAGTACAGTTTTATGCCAGCGAAAATAACGGTACAGGGCACATATGAAACCAATCCGATAACGGGACCCATCGAACTATG GACATCGCTGTTCATCGTGACCAGTCTGGTGTACGCGATCCTACTGATCGTCGTGTGCATTGCCTACGTAATCAGCGATGTAACCACCCACCGACTGCCGGTTTTGTACTACGAGACATTCTTCACATATCTGTACGGCGTCAGCATACTCTTCCTTCTCTACGTCTTCTGTTTCCTGCTGCAGG AGAGCTCTTGCTGCAATGGCGGCAATGGTGGCAGCAAACCGAAACCCCAGCCCAAGGAGAAGAAGTCGAAGAAAGCCAAAAATGCCGATCCGGCCGATTCGAAGGACGCGAAGGGCTCCAAGGACTCTGGCAAGGCAGCCAAGGGCGCCGCATATCAG CACACACTGGCCAAGTTTCTG GAGGCACCTGTGGACGCCGAGGTGGCCGTCACCCCAAAGAATGTGCGCAAGCGCAAGACAACCCATAGTGATCTGACGCACGGCAGCTTCTTCCTGCGAGTGGGTGCCATTG CTTTCGGTTTGGGCGGCATGATCTACATTGGCCTGGAGTTTGGCTCGTTCTTTGAGATACCCTTCGATTCGCCGTGCCATCACATCCTGATCGGCGTGAATCCGCTGCTCCAGATGATCTTCACCTTCATGCAGATGTACTTCATATTCATGAATGCCCGG CTGAACATCCACCGCTTCAAGGTGATCGCCCGCTTTGGCTTGATGCACGTGGTGGCCACCAACATTTGCGTGTGGATCCGCACGCTGGTTAAGGAGTCGCTGCTGGAGATCACGATCTATCATCAGAAGAACGAGCCGGAGGCCGGCGCCTCCTCCATAGCACACTCCATCCGGCAGCATGCACTGCGGCACGCGGGCACCGTGCTGCGCACCCATGCGGGACCCAACAGCGAGTTCGAGGTGCTCGATGGCGAGGACATACTGCCCAAGGATGTGTACAAGAGCGACAATGTGCTGTCCAAGCTGGTGCGCAATACCGTCGATGGTATTTCGAAGAGCCTGGGCATGGGCGGTGACCAGTCGATTGCCAGCACCACTGGCGGCATCAGCACCACGACGACGACCACGACAAGGGCACCGTTCACCACACCGAACTACCAATGGCACAGCACTACTATGGCCCGCAAGCTGAAGAAGTTTATCACCAGCGCCACCACCGCGGCCACAACGGCGgcgggcagcagcagcacagccagcagcaccaccataTCACCGACCATCAGTAGCACCACCATTCCGTCGACCACCATCAGTAGCACCACCATCACATCGAGCCCCACCTTCAGTCCATTTAGCccatccaccaccaccaccaccaccaccaccaccaccgctgCCGCCCTGAATCTCGAGACCAGCGGCAGTGAATCGCCCTTCGGCGGCCTGCAGCGCATCCTCTCCAGCGCTGCGCCGCCGAGCCTGGCGCCAGTCGATGGGTTCGGTTCCGCTTCCGCTGCCACGCCAGTGGCCAGTGCCGGTTCCTTCGTAGACAACTTCCTGGCCAGCACACTGAGCCCGGCCAGCAGCACCGAGGGCTCGGCCAGCATCATGAACAACCTCTTCGGCCAGGGACCCATGGAGAACAGCTTCCAGACGTACAGCGATCTCGGCCACGAGGAGGCCACCGGTCTGGTGAGCTTCGAGAATCTGGAGAGCCTAGACAACATATACCCGGCGGCGTTGTCCTCCAATATCGGCACACTCAACTCCACCGCCTGCGGCCGCATCGACATAATGGGCACCATTGTCTACGATTCGGCGCCCTACCTCTATCCGTTCATCATCGAGTATTCGCTGATCGGGGCGGTGGTGTTGTATGTCATGTGGAAGCACATCGGCCGCTATCCGGGCCGCATGAACGACGAGGATCTGGAGCATCGACTGGAGGTGATGCTATCGCGGCGAGCGGTGGCCATGGCGCAGCAGGCGCGATCCGGACGCGTCGACTGCGTCGGTTCGTCGAAGGGCCTATTCTTTGGGCTACTGCTGCTGGTCGGGGCTCTCATCTGCCTGATACTCTTCTTCGTCTTGGTGCGCCATCAGCAGTTCTCGCTGTTGGCCATTTACCTCGCCGACGCCAGCCACTGCATCCTGATGGCCTTCGCCATACTGGCCATTATTGTGGGATTCATCAG gGTCAAGAACCTGAAGTTCCGCTGCGAGGAGCAGTCGAACCTGAACGACATCTTGCTGCGCATCTCGGCCTTCGGCCTGTTCACCTACTCCGTGTTCAGCATCATTGCCGGCAGCTTGAAGGTGCTGGAGAGCGAGCCCAGCCTGCTGGTGACGACCACCGGCGGCGTGGCCGTCTTCCAGGTGatcctgcagctgctgttcaTCGCGGACGTATCCCGCCGCCGCGTCCACCTGCCGGAGCACGATCGGAGCAAGCCGGGCCGCCAGATTGTCACGTTCCTTCTCATCTGCAACGTGGCCATGTTCGCCATCTACACATTCGAAGCTCAAAAAGTATTCGCCAATCCT GTTCAGCTGGAGTTCTATGGCTTTGTGCCCTGGTCGATCATCCAGCGCATCACACTGCCGCTGTGCATCTTCCATCGATTCCACAGCGCCGTGACACTCGCCGAGATCTGGAAGACCACCTACAAGGCACGCCTGGAGTAA